One Pseudomonas sp. AN-1 genomic region harbors:
- the guaA gene encoding glutamine-hydrolyzing GMP synthase, which yields MAHHDIHAHRILILDFGSQYTQLIARRVREIGVYCEIHPFDMDDEAIRAFDPRGIILAGGPESVHEENSPRAPQAVFDLGVPLFGICYGMQTMSEQLGGKVQGSDLREFGYARVDLVGKSRLLDGIEDHMDDDGLLSLDVWMSHGDKVTTLPEGFHIVASTPSCPIAAIADDNRCYYGVQFHPEVTHTKQGGRILSRFILEICGCEALWTPANIVEDAIATVRKQVGDRKVLLGLSGGVDSSVVAALLHRAIGEQLTCVFVDNGLLRLHEGDQVMAMFAENMGVKVIRANAEELFLGRLAGVSDPEQKRKIIGRSFIEVFDQEAKKLEGIDFLAQGTIYPDVIESAGAKTGKAHVIKSHHNVGGLPEDMQFQLVEPLRELFKDEVRKIGLELGLPYDMVYRHPFPGPGLGVRILGEVKKEYADLLRRADHIFIEELRNFDWYHKTSQAFVVFQPVKSVGVVGDGRRYAWVVALRAVETIDFMTARWAHLPYELLEKVSNRIINEIEGISRVTYDVSSKPPATIEWE from the coding sequence ATGGCCCACCACGACATTCACGCTCACCGGATCCTGATCCTCGACTTCGGTTCCCAGTACACCCAGCTGATCGCCCGCCGCGTGCGCGAGATCGGCGTGTACTGCGAGATCCATCCGTTCGACATGGACGACGAGGCGATCCGCGCCTTCGACCCGCGCGGCATCATCCTCGCCGGCGGTCCGGAGTCGGTGCACGAGGAGAACAGCCCGCGCGCGCCGCAGGCGGTGTTCGACCTGGGCGTGCCGCTGTTCGGCATCTGCTACGGCATGCAGACCATGTCCGAGCAGCTCGGCGGCAAGGTGCAGGGCTCCGACCTGCGCGAGTTCGGCTACGCCCGCGTCGACCTGGTCGGCAAGAGCCGCCTGCTCGACGGCATCGAGGACCACATGGACGACGACGGCCTGCTCAGCCTCGACGTGTGGATGAGTCACGGCGACAAGGTCACCACGCTGCCGGAAGGCTTCCACATCGTCGCCAGCACCCCGAGCTGCCCGATCGCCGCCATCGCCGACGACAACCGCTGCTACTACGGCGTGCAGTTCCATCCGGAAGTGACCCACACCAAGCAGGGCGGCCGCATCCTGTCGCGCTTCATCCTCGAGATCTGCGGCTGCGAGGCGCTGTGGACCCCGGCCAACATCGTCGAGGACGCCATCGCCACCGTGCGCAAGCAGGTCGGTGACCGCAAGGTGCTGCTCGGCCTGTCCGGTGGCGTCGACTCCTCGGTGGTCGCCGCGCTGCTGCACCGCGCCATCGGCGAGCAGCTGACCTGCGTGTTCGTCGACAACGGCCTGCTGCGCCTGCACGAGGGCGACCAGGTGATGGCCATGTTCGCCGAGAACATGGGCGTCAAGGTGATCCGCGCCAACGCCGAGGAGCTGTTCCTCGGCCGCCTGGCCGGCGTCAGCGATCCGGAGCAGAAGCGCAAGATCATCGGCCGCAGCTTCATCGAGGTGTTCGACCAGGAGGCCAAGAAGCTCGAGGGCATCGACTTCCTCGCCCAGGGCACCATCTACCCGGACGTGATCGAGTCGGCCGGCGCCAAGACCGGCAAGGCCCACGTGATCAAGTCGCACCACAACGTCGGCGGCCTGCCGGAAGACATGCAGTTCCAGCTGGTCGAGCCGCTGCGCGAGCTGTTCAAGGACGAGGTGCGCAAGATCGGCCTCGAACTCGGCCTGCCCTACGACATGGTCTACCGCCACCCGTTCCCGGGCCCGGGCCTGGGCGTGCGCATCCTCGGCGAGGTGAAGAAGGAGTACGCCGACCTGCTGCGTCGCGCCGACCACATCTTCATCGAGGAGCTGCGCAACTTCGACTGGTACCACAAGACCAGCCAGGCCTTCGTGGTGTTCCAGCCGGTCAAGTCGGTCGGCGTGGTCGGCGACGGCCGCCGCTACGCCTGGGTGGTGGCCCTGCGTGCGGTGGAAACCATCGACTTCATGACCGCACGCTGGGCGCACCTGCCCTACGAGCTGCTGGAGAAGGTCTCCAACCGCATCATCAACGAGATCGAAGGCATCTCGCGCGTCACCTACGACGTGTCGAGCAAGCCGCCGGCGACCATCGAGTGGGAATGA